The Ketogulonicigenium robustum genomic interval CCGCGTCACCGCGTTCAACTTCGGCGAGTCGGTGGTGTTCGAAAAGAACCCCGAGTATTTCGAAGCCGATCAAGTCTCGCTCGACACACTGACCTTCCGCCTGATCCCCGAGCCGACCACCGCGCTGGCGGCATTCGAGGCGGGCCAAGTCGACGGGATCGAAGCCGTGCCCGCGCCCGAAATTCCGCGCCTGATGGCGTCGTCGGATGCGTTCTTGGTCGTGCCATCGCTGGGGACGACTTACGCCTTCTTTAACCCCGGCCAGTTGCCGGTCGATGATGTGCGCGTGCGCCAAGCGCTGTCGATGGCCGTAGACCGTCAGTCGATCATCGACTTTGTTATGCAGTCGGCTGATGTGCCCGCAACCGGCCTTGTGCCTTACGGTATGATGGTCGACGGGCAAGATTTCCGCGATGGGGTTGAGACTTATGGTCTAGACATCACCGCCCAGCCCGAGGCCGCGCAGGCCCTGTTGGCCGAGGCCGGTTACCCCGATGGTGCGGGCTTCCCCAGCACGATCTTCGTGACCTATACCTCGCCCCCGATCGAGCGGATCTTGGAAGCGATCCAGCAACAGTGGAAAGAAAACCTGAACATCGACGTGCAGTTGCAGGCCACCGAATGGCAGGTCTTCTACCCCGAGGTGCAAAAGGCGGAATTCCAGATTGCCCAAATGGGCTGGGGCGCGGACTATCCGCACCCGATGACATTCCTTGACGTGTTCCTGTCGGACAGCCCGAACAACTTGGCCCGCTGGCAGAACCCCGATTATGACGCCGAAATCGCCGCCGCGAAAGCCACGGGTGACGAGGCCGAGTCGCTGGCCCACATGCGCGCGGCCGAAGGCATCTTGATGAACGACCACGTCATTTTGCCGATGTACCACCGCTATGCCTACATGATGATGTCGCCGAAGGTGGAAGGGTTCTGGCGCTCGCCGCTGAACGTGCCCTACTTCCGCAACGCCAGCATCGCACAATAAACGCAAATCCATCGGGATGTTGCAGCAAGGGGGCAGGTAACTGCCCCCTTTTCGTTTTGCGCGACGCACCGTGGTCTGTGATCGCGTTTTGGCATCGCTAGGGTCAAATTTTTCACTCGTCCCGATCGGGGGGCTATGTTTGTCTAGCCCAGCGGGCACGACGCGGCGGGGAGGCCGCGTCTGCGCAGCCCAAATCATTTGGCCGCACAGATATAATGGGGGAGGAGACCCAGATGCGATTTCACACGACTGTCGCACTATGCGCTGCTATTGCCGCGCCCAGCCTGAGCTTTGCGCAAGATTACCCCTCGCGGCCGATCCAGATGGTGGTGCCGTGGGGCGCGGGCGGCGCGACGGATGCGGTGGCGCGGATCATGGCTTCGATCCTGCAAGAGGATCTGGGCGTGCCGGTAAACGTGGTGAATCGCACGGGCGGGTCCGGCGTGGTGGGCCATTCGGCCATCAGCAACGCCGCGCCCGACGGCTATACCATCGGGCTGGCCACGGTCGAGGTTTCGATGATGCATTGGCAGGGCCTGACCGACATGACTTACGAGGATTTCGACGTGCTCGGGCTGGTGAACTATGATCCGGCGGGCATCATGGTGCGCGCGGATTCGGGCTTTTCATCGCCGGGCGAGTTGATCGACGCCATCCGCGCGCAGCCTGCGGGTAGCTTCAAGGCCTCGGGGTCGGGGCAGGGCAGCATCTGGCATTTGGCACTTGCGGGGTGGTTGGCTGATCAAGGGATCGACCCGAACCACGTTACATGGGTGCCCAGCCAAGGCACCGCCCCCGCGCTGACCGACCTGATGGCCGGCGGGGTCGATATGGTGACTTCGCAACTGGCCGAGGCGGACGCGATGATCCGCGCCAACCGCATCCACCCCTTGGGCACGATGGGGGCCGAACGCCTGCCGACGTTCCCCGACACGCCGACGATTAACGAAGACGGCACCGGAACTTGGACGGTGGGGGCGTGGCGCGGCATTTTCGCACCTGCGGGCCTGCCCGACGACGTCCGCGCGCGGCTGACCGATGCTGTTGCCGCCGCCGCCGCGAGCCCGGCCTACACCGATTTCATGAACAGCCGCGGTTTTGGCGTGCTGTGGGTGCCCGCGGACGAAGCGGTTTCCTTCATCGCGGAATCGGATGCGAGCTTCGGCGAGGTCATGGCCGCAGCGGGCCTGCGGGGGCAGTGATCCGCCATGAAACTGAATGATATTGCGCTGGGACTGTTGGTTTTTCTGGCGGGGCTGGCTGTGTTTGCCTCGTCCTGGGGGTATTCGACGCTGCCCAACCAATCCTACGGTGCCAATACGATGCCGCTGGCGGTGGGCATGCTGGGAATGGTGACCGGCCTTGCCCTTGGCGTGCAGGGCGTCGTGCAGCGGCGCACCATCGGCCCCGTACCGTGGGCGCAGGTGCAAAGATGGCTGCGATCGCCGCGCCATGTGCTGTCGCTGGTGCTGCTGATGGGGCTGGGCGTCGCCTATATTCTGGTCGCGCCGGTGATCGGTTTTCTGCTCGCAGCGTTTCTGGTGATGTTGCCACTGATGCGGCTGGGTGGGACGACATGGCTGAACGCCATCATCGTATCGGCCCTGACCGCCGTCATCTTGCAATTGATTTTTGGCCGCTTGCTGATGGTGCCGCTGCCGCGCGGCCCGCTGAGCTTCGGCTGGCTATAACCCGCAGCGTTGGAGGTTGAGATGCAAGTTCTTATGGACGCCTTCGGCCATGTGTTTCAATGGCATGTCCTGCTGGTTATCGTGCTGGCGGCGGCCTTTGGTATGCTGGTGGGGGCCATTCCGGGGTTGACGGCCACAATGGCGACATCACTTCTGGTGCCGCTGACATTTTTCATGGACCCCGTGCCGGCGGTGGCCACCATCGTGACCGCGACCGCAATGGCGATTTTCGCTGGCGACATCCCGGGCGCATTGCTGCGCATACCGGGGACGCCTTCCTCGGCGGCCTATGTCGACGACAGCTACATCCTGTCGCGACAGGGGCGCGCAAACGACGCGCTGGGGGCGAGTTTGTTCTTTTCGGTTCTGGGCGGGACGATCGGTACGATCGTTCTGGTTGTTAGTGCGCCGCAACTAGCGGAAATCGCGTTGAATTTCACGTCGTTCGAATACTTCTGGCTGGTGATGCTCGGGCTGTTCTGCGCGACATTCGTGTCGCCCGGCACACCGACGCGGGGCCTGATCGCCCTGTTTCTGGGGCTTGGCTTTGCCATGGTCGGCCAGACGAACCCCACGGGCGAGCCGCGCTATACCTTCGGCTCGATCGAGTTGATGGCGGGGATCCAGTTCATTCCCGCGATGATCGGCCTGTTCGCGATGTCCGAAGTGATGCGCTTTTACGCCCATCCGTTCCAGAACCAAAAACCGGCGGGTGTGAAAGGGCCGATCTTGCGGCAGCAATTTGGCGTGCTGCGTCGCTACCCTGTGCAAGCGCTGCGGGGGTCTGCCGTTGGCACCGCCATCGGGATTCTGCCGGGCGCGGGGGCGGATATTGCCGCGTGGATTTCCTATGCGGTGTCCAAGCGTTTCTCGCGTAAGCCCAAGGAATTCGGCAAAGGCTCGATCGAAGGGTTGGTCGAGGCGGGGTCGGCCAACAATGCATCGGTGTCGGCGTCTTGGGTGCCTGCGCTGGTGTTTGGTATTCCCGGCGACAGCATCACGGCCATTGCGATTGGTGTCCTTTATATCAAAGGGATCAACCCCGGCCCGACGATTTTTCTGACGCAACCCGACATCATCTATGCGGTGTTCATCGTCTTCTTTCTGGCGCTGCTGCTGATGTTGCCGCTGGGGTGGATCACCATTCGCGCAGCAGGACTGTTGCTGGCGATTCCGCCACGCGTTCTGATGCCGATCATCCTGATGTGCTGTGTCACAGGGGCCTATGCGATCAACAATTCGGCGGCGGGCATCCTGATTATGCTGTGCTTCGGCGTCTTGGGCTTCATCATGGCCGAAAACGACATACCCGTTGCGCCGGTGATCCTCGGCCTTGTCCTTGGTCCGATGCTCGAGGAAAACTTCGTCAACTCGATGATCAAGGCAAATGGCAACTTCGGCGCATTCTTTGAACGCCCCATTTCGGCGGCGTTGGGTGTGTTTACCATCGCGGTGCTGCTGATGCCGATCATACGCCTGATAATGCGAAAGCAACGCATTAAAAGTGAAAGCTAAGGTATGACAAAAAAAGATATTCTACTTATGTCACCGCCTGCGAGTGAAAAGCTGGGCGACGATTTGGCGGCCCGCTTTAACGTGATCCGCTGGTGGGAGGCCGAGGACAAACCTGCCTTGCTGGCCAAGCTGGCAGGCCATCTGCAGCTGATCGCCACCACAGGCCATTCGGGGCCGGATGCCGACGTGATCGCCGCGCTGCCAAAGCTGCAGCTAATCGCATCGTTCGGCGTCGGCTATGACGGCATCGACATCGCGGCGGCGCGTCAGCATGGGGTGAAGGTGACGAACACGCCAGATGTTCTGAACGATTGCGTGGCCGAATTGGCACTAGGGCTGATGATTGCGCTGGCGCGCGACATGGTGAATGCCGATCAGTACACCCGTGCGGGCCGATGGGCGCGTGACGGCAACTACCCGTTTCAGGATGAACTGACCGGCAAGGTTGTTGGCATTTTGGGGCTAGGGCGCATCGGCAAGGAAATTGCCCGCCGCGCGCAAGCGTTTCGTATGCAGGTGGTCTACCATGGCCGCAGTGCGCAAGTCGACGAGCCCTACCGCTACTACCCCGATCTGGTGCAGATGGCGCGCGATGTGGACTGGCTGGTCGTCATTGCCCCCAGCGCGGCGGGCACCCATCATCTTGTCGATGCTGCTGTTTTGGACGCATTAGGGCGTGATGGACGGTTGATCAACGTGGCGCGCGGCAGCTTGGTAGATGAGGCCGCGCTGGTCGCTGCGCTGCAAAACGGCACTATCAAAGGCGCGGGGCTGGATGTGTTCGAGGACGAGCCGCGTCCGAACCCCGCACTGCTAACGCTGTCCAACGTGATCCTGTCCCCGCACGCGGGCACTGCGACGCACCGCACGCGGCGCATCATGGGGGATCTGGTTATGGCCAATCTTGAAGCGCATTTGCGGGGCGACCCGTTACGATCGCCAGTCGTCTAGACGTGAAAAAGCCCCCGTGAAGGGGGCTTTTTGTTATGCGTGGCCGACGGTCTGCTGCTGCACGCCCAGCCCTTCAATGCCAAGGCGGATAACCTCGGCGCCCTTGAGGTAAACCGGCGGCTTCAGCCCCATCCCGACCCCCGGAGGTGTTCCGGTCGAGATAATGTCGCCCGGTTGCAGCGACATGAACTGGCTGACGTAGCTGACCAGATGGGCTACGCCAAAAATCATCGTGCGCGTTGAACCATTTTGGTAACGATGGCCGTCAACCTCCAGCCACATCGACAAATTCTGCGGATCGTCTATTTCGTCCTTGGTCACCAGCCAGGGGCCGGTCGGGCCGAATGTATCGGCGCTTTTGCCCTTGATCCACTGCCCGCCGCGCTCGATCTGGAAGGCGCGTTCGGACACGTCGTTGATCACGCAATAGCCTGCGACGGCGTCCAGCGCCTCGGCCTGCGGGATGTAGCTGCCGCCTTTGCCGATGACGATGCCGAGCTCGACCTCCCAGTCGGTTTTGGTCGCGCCGCGGGGTATCAGAACGTCATCGTTCGGTCCGCAGATAGCCGAGGTTGCCTTGCCGAAAATGATCGGTTCGGACGGGATCGGCATGTTGCTTTCGGCGGCGTGGTCAGCGTAGTTCAGGCCGATGCAGAGGAATTTGCCAACCTGACCGACGCAGGGCCCAATGCGGCCTGCGGGCAGGATGGGCAGGGCGGCGTGGTCCAGCGCGGCGATGGCGGCAAGGCCCGCAGGGGTCAGCGCGGCGCCCGCAATGTCGGCCACATGGGCCGACAGGTCGCGTAGCTGCCCTGCGCTATCCAGCAGGGCGGGAACTTCTTGGCCCGGGGGGCCGACACGCAGAAGTTTCATGGGTCTTTTCCTTTTTCAGTAAGTCGCGCGGCCGCCCGACAGGTCGAAGACCGCGCCGGTGGTGAATGAGTTTTCGGCGCTGGCCAGCCATGCGACCATATTGGCGGCTTCTTCTACCTCGAGGAAGCGCCCGCGCGGGATTTTCGACAGCATATAGTCGATGTGGGTTTGGCTCATTTGTTCGAAAATACGGGTGCGCGCCGCTGCGGGGGTGATGCAGTTCACGGCGATGTCCAGCGCTGCGGTTTCTTTGCCCAGCGTCTTGGTCAGCGCGATGACACCGGCCTTTGACGCCGAATAGGCGCAGGCATTGGGGTTCCCTTCTTTCCCCGCGATCGAGGCGACGTTGATAACGCGGCCATAGCCCTGCGCGATCATGTCGGGCAGCAGGGTGCGGCAGACATGGAAGACACCAATCAGGTTTACGTCGATCACCTTGCGAAACTCGGCCGGGTCATAATCGACGGTCGGGCCGTTACTGCCAGCGATACCCGCGTTGGCGACCAGAATGTCGACATGCCCCAGCGCATCGCGCGTCGCCTGTGCGGCGGCTTCGACGCTGCCGAGGTCGGCTTGGTCGACGCGTACGAAATGGGCCTGTTCGCCAAGGCTGGCAACCGCATCGGCCCCGCGCGCGGCGTCCAAATCCCATATCGCAACGCGCGCGCCGCTGGCGATGAACCGCTGCGCGACAGCAAAGCCGATTCCTTGCGCGCCGCCGGTGACGACTGCGGTTTTTCCGTTCAAATCAATCGTGTTCATGGGGTGTCCTTAGCGTTCATAGGGGCGGTGAAGCTGCAAATCGGGCGACAACCGCACGCCGAAGCCGGGCTTGTCTAAGGCCGAAATATGCAGCAGGCCGTTTTGGGGCACGGGTTCATCCAGCAGCATGGGGCTGAACATCGGCACGACGTTGTCGGCCTTCGGCGCCATCATCAAAAACTCGGCAAAGGGGCTGTTTTGACGTGTCATAACAAAGTGATAGCTGTAAACGCTGGACCCGTGCGGGATGACCATCGTGTTATGCGCATCGGCCAGGGCCGAAATTTTCAACAGCTCGGTCAGCCCGCCGCACCAGCCGACATCGGGCTGGATGAAATCGCAACAACCCATTTCGAGCAGCATGCGGAACCCCCAGCGGGTGGCTTCGTGTTCGCCTGTCGTCAGCAGCATTTTCGGGGGTAGCTTTTTGCGCAGCGCGGCATAGCCCCAGTAGTCGTCGGGCGGCAGACATTCCTCGATCCATTTCAGATCGTATTCAGCGGCGGCGACGGCAACTTGGTGGGCGTAATCGACGGTCATGCTCATCCAGCAGTCGAACATCAGCCAGAAATCGGGGCCGACTGCGTCGCGCATTTGGCCCAGGCGCTCCATCTCGGTGCGGATGCCGGGGGTGCCTTGCAGGGGGTTGTGGCGGAAGGCCAGCTTGCCGCCGATGAACCCCATTTGCTTTGCCAAGTCGGGGCGGGCGCCCGTGGCATAGAAGGGTTGCTCGTCGCGCACCGCGCCACCGATCAGCGCGTGCACCGGCAACTGGCGCACCTGTCCCAGCAGATCCCACAGCGCCAGATCAACCCCCGAGATCGCGTTGATGACCAAGCCGCGCCGCCCATAATACAGCGTGGCGTTGAACATCTGGTCCCAGATCAGTTCGATCTCGTCGACACGGCGGCCTTCGACAAAGCGGGCGAGGTGCTTTTCGACAATATAGGCAGCGGGTTCGCCCCCTGTTGTGACGGCGAATCCCTTGACGCCGGTGTCGGTCTCCAGCTCGACCACGAGGGTGCCCAGCACGTTGATCCCAAAGCTTTGCCGACTTTGCCGATAGGCGGGATAGCGCGACATGGGGGTGGCGATGTGGTCGTCAATCCAGTGGTCGGCGCCTTGGTCGTGATAATCGGCCCCGCCGCCAAAGACGGTGAAGGCCCTGATATGCTTGATAATAGGGGCGTGCATTCTCACTCCTCCCATGGAAATGCAGGGACAGTGGTAATGGCGATTGTGATGCGGGAATAATGAAGTAATCTGCGGTTGCGATCACGAATTGCGAAAGGTCTGCCGATGTCGACACGCCTGAACACCTATCTGAAGGTTCGCCACCTGACGCTGCTGTTGGCGCTGGTCGAACACCGCACCATGCATCGCGCGGCGGCGGCGCTGAACATGACGCAATCGACCGCATCGAAAATCCTGCGCGAGATCGAGGATCTTTTGGGTGTCGCGTTGTTTGTGCGCGAGCCGCGCGGGATGCGCCCGACTGACAGCGGCCTGCTGGCGACCGGCTTGGCCGAGGCGGTTTTGCAGCGCATCACCCGCTTTTCGGACGAGTTGGAGAACCTGAAATCCGGCAATATGGGCAGTTTGGTGATCGGGGCGATTATGGGCGCCGCGCCCGATCTGGTCGCCGCCGCCGTGGCCGAGGTCAAGCAAGCCTATCCGCTGTTGACCGTGCGGATGTTGGGCGAGACCAGCGATTTGATCTTGGAAATGCTGCAAACCGGCCAAGTCGATATTGCGGTGGGCCGCTTTATTTCCCCCCAACAGCAGCAGATGTTCACGTTCGAGCCCTTAGCTCAGGAGCCGCTGGTTCTGGTCGCCCGCGCGGGCCACCCGCTAGAGGGGGTTGCAGGCCCCGTGCGCGCCCTGCATGAATTCGCCCAGTGGCCATGGGTGCTGCAACCCGCGACCAACCCGACGCGGCGCGTGCTTGACGCGGCATTCGTGGCGGCGCGCGTGAACCCGCCGCGTAATCAGGTCGAATCCGTCTCGGTTTTCGCAATCCTGCATCTGCTGCAAACCTCGGATGCGCTGGCGTTGCTGCCGGAATCTGTCGCGCGTGATCATTTTCGTGGGGGCATCCTGACACGTATTCCTGTGCGCGATTTGCCCGCCATTCCTGACTTCGGCATTCTGACCCGCGTGGGCGAACCGCTAAGTTTTCATGCTGCGCTGTTCCGCGATATCTTGCAAAAGCATGGTAAACAGCGGCAAGTGGCGTAATGTTAGCGCCTAAACTGCGCCAAGAGTCGGGAAAAACCTGTGAGGGACCGTGACAGCTAAACGACCGACATTGGAAGATATCGCCAAGGTGGCAGGTGTCTCGCGCGCGACGGTGTCGCTGGTCGTGCGCAATTCGCCATTGGTGGCCGATCAAACCCGTCAGCGTGTTGCGCAGGTCATGGCCGATCTGGACTATGTGCGCAACATCGGCGCGGCAAAGCTGCGCAGCAACAATAGCCACACCATCGGGGTGGTAGTGCCGAACTTGGTAAACTCTTTCTTTACCGAGTTTTTGGGCGGCGTCGAACACGTCATGGGCCAGCATGACCGCGTGGTTTTGCTGGCTAACAGCAAAGACGATCCGCACATTCAGGACGAAATTTTGCAGCGCTTTCGTGGCCACGGCGTCGATGGCGTGATTCTGTGCCCGGCCGAAGGCACCCAGACCGATCTGCCCCAGCGGATGCGTAGTTGGGGCTTGCCGCTTGTGCAGGCGCTACGTCATGTAGGCGGCGACCAGACCGATTATGCTGGGGCCGATTATGTCAACGGCGTCGGTCTGGCGTTGCGCTATCTGGTCGAACTCGGGCACAAGCGCATCGCGTTTTTGTCCGTTCCAGCCCACACCTCGGCCCGCGATGACCGCCTGCGCGGGTTTCATCTGGCACTGCAAGAAACCGGCGCTGAAAACGCCGGAATCCTCGAGGCGGACCTGAAGTGGGGCGGGGCAGGCGGCGCGGTTGACGCCCTGATGGCGCTGCCGACCAAACCCACCGCAGTCCTTTGTTTCAACGACGTTTTGGCCGCTGGGTTGATGCTGGATTTGCGCAGGGCGGGTTACAAGCCGGGGCGCGATATTTCGGTGATCGGGCTCGACGATCTGCCCATGGCCGAGCTGGCCTTTCCGCCGCTGACAACTGTGGCGATGCACCCGAACCTGATCGGGGCCGGTGCCGCCCGCCTGCTGGCCCGCCGCTTGGCCGAGCCAGACGCAGTCCCCGACCATTACACCCAGGCCCCCAATTTCGTCGCGCGCGAATCCGTGGCGGATCTGCGCGCGTAGGGGTAGTCGGCATGGGCTTGACAGCGGGGGTGCCCTCAATTTAGATCGTTCTATATAGGAAGAGACACATCCGCAGGGGAGGGCAGATGTATCAATTCAATTTCCGGCCCGTGTTCGATAATATGGATATGCTGCTGCAAGGCGCATGGCTGACGGTGCAATTGTCGCTGACGGCGATGGTGCTGGGGCTGATCGTATCCATCGTGGGGGCCGTTGCGAAAACCTCGCGTTTTGTTCCGCTGCGTTGGATCGTCGATGTCTACGTCGAGGTGATCCGCAACACGCCGTTCCTGATCCAGATCTTCTTCATTTTCTTTGGTTTGCCCGCCATCGGCTTCAGCATGTCACCCAATACGGCGGCCTTGGTGGCGTTGGTGATCAACGTGGGCGCCTATGGCACCGAGATCATCCGCGCGGGGATTGAATCTGTGCCGCGCGGCCAGATCGAGGCAGGCCGCGCGCTGGCGCTGAACCCGCTGCAAATTCTGCGCTACGTGATTTTGAAGCCCGCTTTGCGCAATATCTATCCCTCGCTGACCAGCCAGTTCATTTACCTGATGCTGACATCCAGCGTGGTCTCGGTCATCTCGGCGACCGATCTTGCGGCAGCAGGGGCCGACCTGAGTGCTACGACTTTCGCCAGCTTCGAGGTCTATCTGGTGCTGACGATCATGTATTTCTTGTTGGCGCTGGCGTTTTCGGGGCTGTTCGGCGCGCTGCGCCGTGTGTTCTTCCACTATCCTGCGAGCCGCTGACATGATCCGTGAATTTTCATCTAGCGATGTACTGTTCATTGTCGGCGCGATCCGTTGGACGCTGATCCTGTCGGCAATCGCCTTTGTGGGCGGCGCGATCGGGGGGATGCTGATTGCGCTGGCACGCACGGCGCAAAACACGCTTCTACAACGCGTGGCGCAGGCTTTTATCGCGGTGTTTCAAGGCACGCCGTTGCTGATGCAGCTATTTCTGGTCTACTTTGGCCTGACTGTCGCGGGCCTGCCGATTGACCCGCTGATGGCCGCCGCCGTTGCGCTGACGCTGCATGCCAGCGCCTATCTAGGCGAGATTTGGCGCGGAGCGATCCAGTCGGTGCCGACCGGCCAATCCGAGGCCGCAAGCGCCCTTTCGCTGTCTTACACCCACCGCATGCGCTATGTCGTGCTGCCGCAGGCGTTGCGTGTCGCAACTGCGCCGACGGTCGGGTTTTTGGTGCAGTTAATCAAGGGCACGTCGCTGGCGTCGATCATCGGATTTACCGAACTGACGCGCGCCGGTCAGATCGTCAACAACGCCACGTTCCAGCCGTTTTTGGTGTTTGGCACGGTGGCTGCGCTATACTTCGTGTTGTGCTGGCCGCTGTCGCTGATCGCGCGCCATATGGAATCGCGGATGCGCCGCGCGATAACACGCTGATTTCGTCACCTGTTTCTGAGGAGGAGAAACATGAAAACGACCCGTCGCCTATTCACTGCCCTTGCCGCCAGCACCCTGCTGGCCGGTTTCGCCGCACCCAGCCTTGCGGCTGATCTGCAAGCCATCAAAGATGCCGGCCGCGTCCGGATCGGGATGATGGTCGACTTTCCGCCCTTTGGCATTTTGGATGCTTC includes:
- a CDS encoding amino acid ABC transporter permease, with translation MYQFNFRPVFDNMDMLLQGAWLTVQLSLTAMVLGLIVSIVGAVAKTSRFVPLRWIVDVYVEVIRNTPFLIQIFFIFFGLPAIGFSMSPNTAALVALVINVGAYGTEIIRAGIESVPRGQIEAGRALALNPLQILRYVILKPALRNIYPSLTSQFIYLMLTSSVVSVISATDLAAAGADLSATTFASFEVYLVLTIMYFLLALAFSGLFGALRRVFFHYPASR
- a CDS encoding amino acid ABC transporter permease; translated protein: MIREFSSSDVLFIVGAIRWTLILSAIAFVGGAIGGMLIALARTAQNTLLQRVAQAFIAVFQGTPLLMQLFLVYFGLTVAGLPIDPLMAAAVALTLHASAYLGEIWRGAIQSVPTGQSEAASALSLSYTHRMRYVVLPQALRVATAPTVGFLVQLIKGTSLASIIGFTELTRAGQIVNNATFQPFLVFGTVAALYFVLCWPLSLIARHMESRMRRAITR